The following are from one region of the Streptomyces rubrogriseus genome:
- a CDS encoding VanZ family protein: MARAVPRPRSRPHPRAGKPRDGDRPERHTLALPLRLLATACAFVFMVAFAVVLARLTLQPSPASEALTHTNLHPGRSLKAYLDQPALRDAVKQIGGNILLGVPFGVLVPVVAPRTRGVLRVLALTAVVMLLVESAQGVLVTGRAFDVDDVILNTAGALIGYLLLGRRMSRTVHARGGRT; this comes from the coding sequence ATGGCTCGCGCCGTCCCACGACCACGTTCGCGGCCGCACCCCCGCGCCGGCAAGCCGCGGGACGGCGACCGTCCCGAACGGCACACCCTCGCCCTGCCGTTGCGGCTGCTGGCGACGGCGTGCGCGTTCGTCTTCATGGTGGCGTTCGCGGTGGTGCTGGCGCGGCTGACCCTGCAGCCCTCCCCCGCGTCCGAGGCCCTGACGCACACCAACCTGCATCCGGGCCGCTCGCTGAAGGCTTATCTGGACCAGCCGGCCCTGCGCGACGCGGTCAAACAGATCGGCGGGAACATCCTGCTCGGCGTGCCGTTCGGCGTCCTGGTCCCGGTCGTCGCCCCGCGCACGCGCGGGGTGCTGCGCGTGCTGGCGCTGACCGCCGTCGTGATGCTGCTGGTGGAGTCCGCGCAGGGCGTCCTGGTCACCGGGCGGGCCTTCGACGTCGACGACGTCATCCTCAACACCGCTGGGGCGCTGATCGGATACCTGCTCCTCGGCCGGCGCATGAGCCGTACGGTGCACGCGCGCGGGGGACGTACCTGA
- a CDS encoding sodium:proton antiporter: MSEPTHVLPYLVAAWVFLAGCYGLATSRDLVHAVGCLSVCQAATYVLLLAVGYRDGATAPVFSDLAPGSRPVVDPVVQALALTDVVVGATVTALLLALVVQVAKRHGTVDPDELSELRG, encoded by the coding sequence ATGTCCGAGCCGACGCACGTGCTGCCCTACCTGGTGGCCGCCTGGGTCTTCCTGGCCGGCTGCTACGGCCTGGCCACCAGCCGCGACCTGGTCCACGCCGTGGGCTGCCTCTCCGTGTGCCAGGCCGCCACCTACGTCCTGCTGCTGGCCGTCGGCTACCGAGACGGCGCCACCGCACCGGTCTTCTCCGACCTCGCACCCGGCTCCCGGCCGGTGGTCGACCCCGTGGTCCAGGCCCTCGCCCTCACCGATGTCGTCGTCGGCGCCACCGTCACCGCCCTCCTGCTGGCCCTGGTCGTCCAGGTCGCCAAGCGGCACGGCACGGTCGACCCCGACGAACTGAGCGAGCTGCGCGGCTGA
- a CDS encoding MrpF/PhaF family protein yields the protein MNGWLLAAALVLAAGVGATLWGVVTGPLRRRAAAQNLSSALACPALLLLAQGYERPAYVDLALVLAVLGPVGTLVFARLLADELADDPPHARGPTLTAAVLGAAVVVAVGVATGPGRALVKLLVVGALLVGGNLVASRALAGGMQEGRRD from the coding sequence GTGAACGGCTGGCTCCTCGCCGCGGCCTTGGTGCTCGCCGCAGGAGTCGGAGCCACCCTGTGGGGGGTGGTGACCGGCCCCCTGCGCCGTCGCGCCGCCGCTCAGAACCTGTCCAGCGCGCTGGCCTGCCCCGCCCTCCTGCTGTTGGCCCAGGGCTACGAACGGCCCGCGTACGTCGACCTCGCCCTCGTGCTCGCCGTCCTCGGGCCGGTGGGCACACTCGTCTTCGCCCGGCTGCTCGCCGACGAACTGGCCGACGACCCGCCGCACGCCCGGGGCCCGACCCTCACGGCGGCGGTCCTCGGCGCCGCGGTCGTGGTGGCGGTGGGCGTGGCCACCGGACCGGGCAGGGCCCTGGTCAAGCTGCTGGTCGTCGGGGCACTGCTGGTCGGCGGCAACCTGGTCGCCTCCCGGGCGCTCGCGGGCGGGATGCAGGAGGGCCGCCGTGACTGA
- a CDS encoding HAD family hydrolase, which yields MERAAVFDVDGTLVDTNHLHVTTWWEAFRQAGHRVPMHAVHRAVGLASGDLVARLLGEDRDKEQDAALSAAHKALYGQYFDRLPALPGAGDLLRRLAADGWKVVLATSAGGSELGALRRAIDADDAIDATASADDVDAGKPAPEPVEHALELAGVPAERAVFVGDTVWDMQAGSRAGVRCVGVLCGGLPRADLEEAGAEAVYADPADLLASLHGSPLA from the coding sequence ATGGAACGGGCGGCCGTGTTCGACGTCGACGGGACCCTCGTCGACACCAATCACCTGCACGTGACCACCTGGTGGGAGGCGTTCCGGCAGGCGGGGCACCGGGTGCCGATGCACGCCGTGCACCGGGCCGTGGGCCTGGCCTCGGGCGACCTGGTCGCCCGGCTGCTCGGCGAGGACCGGGACAAGGAGCAGGACGCGGCGCTGAGCGCCGCGCACAAGGCCCTGTACGGACAGTACTTCGACCGGTTGCCGGCGCTGCCGGGCGCCGGGGACCTGCTGCGCCGCCTGGCCGCGGACGGCTGGAAGGTGGTGCTCGCCACCTCGGCGGGCGGGTCGGAGCTGGGCGCACTGCGGCGCGCGATCGACGCGGACGACGCGATCGACGCCACCGCGAGCGCCGACGACGTGGACGCGGGCAAGCCCGCCCCGGAGCCGGTCGAGCACGCCCTGGAGCTGGCCGGGGTACCGGCCGAGCGGGCCGTCTTCGTCGGCGACACCGTCTGGGACATGCAGGCGGGCAGCCGCGCCGGAGTGCGGTGCGTGGGCGTGCTGTGCGGCGGTCTGCCCCGCGCCGACCTGGAGGAGGCGGGAGCGGAGGCGGTCTACGCCGATCCGGCCGACCTGCTGGCCTCGCTGCACGGGAGCCCGCTGGCATGA
- a CDS encoding PHP domain-containing protein, whose protein sequence is MDPVEALERIAFLLERAQAPTYRVRAFRTAAGVLGGLSLAELRERAGSLESLKGVGPKTAQVAREALDGQMPGYLAKLEDEADSPLARGGERLRERLRGDCHLHSDWSDGGSPIEEMGRTAAALGHEWAALTDHSPRLTVARGLSPARLREQLDVVAELNATWAPFRLLTGIECDILDDGSLDQEPELLERLDVVVVSVHSKLRMDARSMTRRMVTAVRDPHADVLGHCTGRLLTGRGRPESAFDADEVFAACAESGTAVEINSRPERLDPPRRLLRRAVAAGVLFSIDTDAHAPGQLDWQIHGCARAEECGVPPERVVTTWSLGELLAWTREGRTPSGVTGR, encoded by the coding sequence ATGGACCCCGTCGAGGCACTGGAGCGGATCGCGTTCCTCCTGGAGCGGGCCCAGGCACCGACGTACCGTGTCCGGGCCTTCCGTACCGCCGCGGGGGTGCTCGGTGGGCTGTCCTTGGCCGAGCTGCGCGAGCGGGCGGGTTCACTGGAGTCCCTGAAGGGGGTCGGCCCCAAGACGGCGCAGGTGGCGCGCGAGGCGCTGGACGGCCAGATGCCCGGCTACCTGGCGAAGCTGGAGGACGAGGCGGACTCCCCGCTCGCCCGGGGCGGTGAACGGCTGCGGGAGCGGCTGCGCGGCGACTGCCATCTGCACTCGGACTGGTCCGACGGCGGCAGCCCGATCGAGGAGATGGGCCGGACCGCGGCCGCGCTCGGGCACGAGTGGGCGGCTCTGACCGACCACTCCCCGCGGCTGACGGTGGCCCGCGGGCTCTCCCCGGCGCGGCTGCGCGAGCAACTGGACGTGGTGGCGGAGCTGAACGCCACCTGGGCCCCGTTCCGGCTGCTGACCGGCATCGAGTGCGACATCCTCGACGACGGCTCGCTCGACCAGGAGCCGGAGCTGCTGGAGCGGCTCGACGTGGTGGTCGTGTCCGTGCACTCCAAGCTGCGGATGGACGCCCGCTCGATGACCCGCCGGATGGTGACCGCCGTCCGCGATCCGCACGCGGACGTGCTCGGGCACTGCACCGGCCGGCTGCTGACCGGGCGGGGGCGCCCGGAGTCGGCGTTCGACGCGGACGAGGTGTTCGCCGCGTGCGCGGAGTCCGGCACGGCCGTGGAGATCAACAGCCGCCCGGAGCGGCTGGACCCGCCGCGGCGGCTGCTGCGCCGTGCGGTGGCGGCCGGCGTGCTGTTCTCGATCGACACCGACGCGCACGCGCCGGGTCAGCTGGACTGGCAGATCCACGGGTGCGCCCGGGCCGAGGAGTGCGGGGTGCCCCCGGAGCGCGTGGTCACCACCTGGTCCCTGGGCGAGCTGCTGGCCTGGACGCGTGAGGGCCGTACGCCGTCCGGAGTGACGGGCCGCTGA
- the otr(A) gene encoding tetracycline resistance ribosomal protection protein Otr(A), protein MRTLNIGILAHVDAGKTSLTERLLFDHGAVDRLGSVDAGDTRTDDGGIERRRGITIRSAVAAFTVGDTRVNLIDTPGHSDFVAEVERALEVLDGAVLLLSAVEGVQARTRVLMRALRRLRLPTLVFVNKIDRAGARTDGLLGDVRRLLTPHVAPLTEVTDAGTPRARVARRPPDGRTAEALAEVDTGILAALVDGPEPTGQDVARALAARTADGSFHPLYHGSALGGQGVAELVEGLLGLVPATTPDTSGSTSGGTSGGTEPHGTVFAVRPGPAGERTAYLRLYGGEVHPRRRLTFLRREADGRTTEVSGRVTRLDVVGGDATLTAGNIAALTVPGGLRVGDRLGGPTDRAPQFAPPTLQTLVRARYPEQAAPLRSALLALADQDPLLHARPAASGATALLLYGEVQMEVLAATLAEDFGIEAEFTPGRVRFLERPAGTGEAAEEMPWLDHTRYFATIGLRVEPGPRGSGGAFGYETELGALPRAFHQAVEETVHATLMTGLTGAAVTDYRVTLVRSGFSSPLSTAADFRGLTPLVLRRALARAGTVLHEPYQAFEAEVPADTLAAVTALLASLGADFTGTTGGDPAWIVTGELPARRVREAELRLPGLTRGEAVWSSRPCGDRPLKPGNSGPGKGVGGHSGE, encoded by the coding sequence ATGCGCACCCTGAACATCGGCATTCTGGCCCACGTCGACGCGGGTAAGACCAGCCTCACCGAACGGCTCCTGTTCGACCACGGCGCCGTCGACCGGCTCGGCAGCGTCGACGCCGGCGACACCCGTACGGACGACGGCGGCATCGAGCGCCGCCGCGGCATCACCATCCGCTCCGCCGTCGCCGCCTTCACCGTCGGCGACACGCGCGTCAACCTGATCGACACCCCCGGACACTCCGACTTCGTCGCGGAGGTCGAGCGGGCCCTGGAGGTGCTCGACGGCGCGGTGCTGCTGCTGTCCGCCGTCGAGGGCGTGCAGGCCCGGACCCGCGTCCTGATGCGCGCGCTGCGGCGGCTGCGGCTGCCCACGCTCGTGTTCGTCAACAAGATCGACCGGGCCGGCGCGCGCACCGACGGCCTGCTCGGTGACGTCCGGCGCCTGCTGACGCCGCACGTCGCGCCGCTGACCGAGGTGACGGACGCCGGTACCCCGCGCGCCCGGGTCGCCCGCCGCCCGCCGGACGGGCGGACCGCGGAGGCGCTCGCCGAGGTCGACACGGGGATCCTGGCCGCACTGGTCGACGGCCCCGAACCGACCGGGCAGGACGTGGCCCGCGCCCTCGCCGCCCGTACCGCCGACGGCTCGTTCCACCCGCTGTACCACGGCTCGGCGCTCGGCGGACAGGGCGTCGCGGAGCTGGTCGAGGGCCTGCTCGGCCTGGTCCCGGCCACCACGCCGGACACGTCCGGCAGCACGTCCGGCGGCACATCTGGCGGCACGGAACCGCACGGCACGGTCTTCGCCGTGCGCCCCGGACCCGCCGGCGAGCGCACCGCGTACCTCAGGCTGTACGGCGGCGAGGTGCACCCGCGCCGGCGGCTCACCTTCCTGCGGCGCGAGGCCGACGGGCGGACCACCGAGGTCTCCGGCCGGGTGACCCGCCTCGACGTCGTCGGCGGCGACGCCACGCTCACCGCCGGGAACATCGCCGCGCTCACCGTCCCCGGGGGCCTGCGCGTCGGCGACCGGCTCGGCGGACCGACCGACCGCGCACCGCAGTTCGCGCCACCGACCCTGCAGACGCTGGTCCGGGCCCGGTACCCGGAGCAGGCGGCGCCGCTGCGCTCCGCCCTGCTGGCGCTGGCCGACCAGGATCCGCTGCTGCACGCCCGTCCGGCGGCGTCCGGCGCCACCGCCCTGCTCCTGTACGGCGAGGTCCAGATGGAGGTGCTCGCGGCGACACTGGCCGAGGACTTCGGGATCGAGGCGGAGTTCACGCCGGGCCGCGTCCGGTTCCTGGAGCGTCCGGCGGGCACCGGTGAGGCCGCGGAGGAGATGCCGTGGCTCGACCACACCCGGTACTTCGCGACGATCGGGCTGCGCGTCGAACCCGGTCCGCGCGGCTCCGGCGGGGCCTTCGGGTACGAGACGGAGCTCGGCGCGCTCCCCCGGGCCTTCCACCAGGCCGTCGAGGAGACCGTCCACGCCACGCTGATGACCGGGCTCACCGGGGCGGCGGTCACCGACTACCGGGTCACGCTGGTCCGCTCCGGCTTCAGCTCGCCGCTCAGCACGGCCGCCGACTTCCGCGGGCTGACACCGCTCGTGCTGCGCCGTGCCCTCGCCCGGGCTGGGACCGTGCTCCACGAGCCGTACCAGGCCTTCGAGGCGGAGGTCCCGGCGGACACGCTGGCCGCCGTGACCGCCCTGCTGGCCTCGCTGGGCGCGGACTTCACCGGAACGACGGGGGGCGACCCGGCCTGGATCGTCACCGGCGAGCTGCCGGCCCGGCGGGTGCGGGAGGCCGAGCTGCGGCTGCCGGGACTGACGCGCGGGGAGGCGGTCTGGTCCTCCCGCCCCTGCGGGGACCGGCCGCTGAAGCCCGGAAACTCTGGGCCTGGCAAGGGAGTTGGCGGGCATTCGGGTGAGTAG
- a CDS encoding glycoside hydrolase family 16 protein, which produces MARPRLLRRCLLAAALSAGLAASLVTGPAQADPETSRAAGPASSSAAAAVAFSDTFDGPAGAAVDSSKWQIETGDNVNNHERQYYTSGNKNAALDGQGHLVVTARKENPANYQCWYGTCQYTSARLNTSGKFTAQYGHVEARMKVPRGQGMWPAFWMLGTPVNWPDSGEIDIMENVGFEPSTVHGTLHGPGYSGSGGIGAGYTLPGGQAFADAFHTFAVDWAPDSITWSVDGTVYQRRTPADLGGKQWVFNRPYFLILNLAVGGYWPGDPDGSTVFPQTLVVDHVSVTTGDSPTGGAIRGLAGKCVDVAAANTANGTPVQLYDCNGTAAQRWTVGSDGTVRALGKCLDVNAGGTADGTVVQLWDCNGSAAQRWVVTAARDIVNPQADKCLDVAGNNSANGTRLQIWTCTGGANQKWTVG; this is translated from the coding sequence GTGGCCCGCCCACGCCTGCTCCGCAGATGCCTCCTCGCCGCCGCCCTGTCCGCCGGGCTGGCCGCTTCCCTCGTGACCGGCCCCGCCCAGGCGGACCCGGAAACCTCCCGGGCCGCCGGGCCCGCCTCGTCCTCCGCGGCGGCCGCCGTGGCCTTCTCCGACACCTTCGACGGCCCGGCCGGGGCGGCCGTCGACTCCTCGAAGTGGCAGATCGAGACCGGCGACAACGTCAACAACCACGAACGGCAGTACTACACCTCCGGCAACAAGAACGCGGCCCTGGACGGCCAGGGGCACCTGGTCGTCACCGCCCGCAAGGAGAACCCGGCCAACTACCAGTGCTGGTACGGCACCTGCCAGTACACCTCCGCCCGGCTCAACACCTCGGGGAAGTTCACGGCGCAGTACGGCCACGTCGAGGCACGGATGAAGGTGCCGCGCGGCCAGGGCATGTGGCCCGCGTTCTGGATGCTGGGCACCCCGGTGAACTGGCCGGACTCCGGCGAGATCGACATCATGGAGAACGTCGGCTTCGAGCCGTCCACCGTGCACGGCACCCTCCACGGCCCCGGCTACTCCGGCTCGGGCGGCATCGGCGCCGGATACACCCTGCCGGGCGGCCAGGCCTTCGCGGACGCCTTCCACACCTTCGCCGTCGACTGGGCGCCCGACTCCATCACCTGGTCGGTGGACGGCACCGTCTACCAGCGGCGCACCCCGGCCGACCTGGGCGGGAAGCAGTGGGTGTTCAACAGGCCGTACTTCCTGATCCTGAACCTGGCGGTCGGCGGCTACTGGCCCGGCGACCCGGACGGCTCCACGGTCTTCCCGCAGACCCTCGTCGTCGACCACGTGTCGGTGACGACGGGCGACTCCCCCACCGGCGGCGCGATCCGGGGCCTGGCCGGCAAGTGTGTGGACGTCGCCGCGGCGAACACCGCCAACGGCACGCCCGTACAGCTCTACGACTGCAACGGCACGGCGGCCCAGCGGTGGACGGTGGGCTCCGACGGCACGGTCCGGGCGCTCGGCAAGTGCCTGGACGTCAACGCCGGCGGCACGGCGGACGGCACGGTCGTCCAGCTGTGGGACTGCAACGGCAGCGCCGCCCAGCGCTGGGTCGTCACCGCCGCGCGCGACATCGTCAATCCCCAGGCCGACAAGTGCCTCGACGTCGCCGGCAACAACTCGGCCAACGGCACCCGGCTGCAGATCTGGACCTGCACGGGCGGCGCCAACCAGAAGTGGACGGTCGGCTGA
- a CDS encoding MnhB domain-containing protein, with protein MSPRTRLWLVAVGGAGLAALLVAACLDLPRFGGDRHPYGDRAVEASLSRHTANTVASVTFDQRAFDTLGEMSILFAAVLGCVVLLRQTRDEHRARPEPAAVSRPVRRYALLVLPVALLTGLYVVAHGQVSPGGGFQGGVVAATALHLLYLGADYRALERVRPLVPYETGDALAASAYLVTGLAALLGGSAFLANTLLPYGTFNTLASAGTVPLLNAAIGMEVACAVVVLLAGFLDQAVEIVDEGENAQAHDDPDQRGK; from the coding sequence GTGAGCCCCCGTACGCGGCTGTGGCTGGTGGCCGTGGGCGGCGCCGGTCTCGCCGCGCTCCTCGTGGCCGCCTGCCTCGACCTGCCCCGTTTCGGCGGCGACCGGCACCCCTACGGCGACCGGGCCGTCGAGGCGTCCCTGAGCCGGCACACCGCCAACACCGTCGCCTCCGTCACCTTCGACCAGCGGGCCTTCGACACGCTCGGCGAGATGAGCATCCTGTTCGCGGCGGTCCTCGGCTGCGTGGTCCTGCTGCGCCAGACCCGCGACGAGCACCGGGCCCGCCCCGAACCGGCCGCCGTCTCCCGGCCGGTGCGCCGCTACGCCCTGCTCGTGCTGCCGGTCGCCCTGCTGACCGGCCTCTACGTCGTCGCCCACGGCCAGGTCAGCCCCGGCGGCGGCTTCCAGGGCGGCGTGGTCGCCGCCACCGCCCTGCACCTGCTCTACCTGGGCGCCGACTACCGCGCCCTCGAACGCGTACGGCCCCTCGTCCCGTACGAAACGGGGGACGCGCTCGCCGCCTCCGCCTACCTCGTCACCGGCCTGGCCGCCCTGCTCGGCGGCTCCGCCTTCCTCGCCAACACACTGCTCCCGTACGGCACGTTCAACACGCTCGCCTCCGCCGGTACCGTCCCGCTGCTGAACGCCGCGATCGGCATGGAGGTCGCCTGCGCGGTCGTCGTCCTGCTCGCCGGGTTCCTGGACCAGGCCGTGGAGATCGTGGACGAGGGCGAGAACGCCCAGGCACACGACGACCCCGACCAGCGCGGAAAGTGA
- a CDS encoding complex I subunit 5 family protein, producing the protein MHHLLPLLVALPLLGAALLAACGRLVPRPVAEGAACAVAAGTAVLAVLLLTHSSPPLTEWVGGWEPVAGHSVGIALTGDGPGLGTAALVSVLTLAALAYSWRSFDEPPHGHAGAFPALVLVFQAGMCGFVIAGDLFNAFVWFELMSVVAYALTGHRVEEARAVQGALTFAVVNSLGAYALLMGIALLYARTGELALARIGGALDAHGPPDALVLTGFVLVLTGLLVKAAAVPFHFWLPDAHAVAPTPVCMLLSGVMVELGVLGVWRVYDTVFSGPGGLPATDAERVLTVLGALTAALGALMCWHQRHIKRLLAYSTVAHTGLFLLGIGTLTPEGDDGVALYVVGHAGVKAALFACAGILLDRYGSVDEHVLHGRARPLRGVGAMVVVGALGLAGLPPFGTALGKSVTEEAVGGPLTVLYVLASAVTAAAVLRVAARVFWGLGPAPEDAGAGGGADAYETTGAGEEPETRRPLGRVPDTMTAVPALLLAGALAAGAVPGFGTAVARAMSEATSAGLVHTSVHWTPLGVGLGLLSTVLAVVLAAVAVGRPGLLAVPDWVLPLRRLQSGHVGDYVAWLLVGTALLGALAFPGVLSG; encoded by the coding sequence ATGCACCACCTGCTGCCGCTCCTCGTCGCCCTCCCACTGCTGGGCGCCGCCCTGCTCGCCGCCTGCGGCCGGCTCGTCCCGCGCCCCGTCGCGGAGGGCGCCGCCTGCGCCGTCGCGGCCGGTACCGCGGTGCTCGCGGTCCTCCTGCTGACGCACTCCTCGCCGCCACTGACCGAGTGGGTGGGCGGCTGGGAGCCCGTGGCGGGACACAGCGTCGGCATCGCCCTGACGGGTGACGGCCCCGGACTCGGCACGGCCGCGCTGGTGTCCGTGCTGACCCTCGCCGCCCTCGCCTACTCCTGGCGCTCCTTCGACGAGCCGCCGCACGGCCACGCCGGGGCGTTTCCGGCGCTCGTGCTGGTCTTCCAGGCCGGCATGTGCGGCTTCGTGATCGCGGGCGACCTGTTCAACGCGTTCGTCTGGTTCGAGCTGATGAGCGTCGTCGCCTACGCCCTGACCGGCCACCGGGTCGAGGAGGCCAGGGCCGTGCAGGGCGCGCTGACCTTCGCCGTGGTCAACTCCCTGGGCGCCTACGCCCTGCTCATGGGCATCGCGCTGCTCTACGCCCGAACCGGCGAACTCGCCCTGGCCCGGATCGGCGGCGCGCTGGACGCCCACGGCCCGCCCGACGCGCTGGTGCTGACCGGCTTCGTCCTCGTGCTGACCGGCCTGTTGGTCAAGGCGGCCGCCGTCCCCTTCCACTTCTGGCTGCCGGACGCGCACGCGGTCGCTCCCACCCCGGTGTGCATGCTGCTGTCCGGCGTCATGGTCGAGCTGGGCGTCTTGGGCGTCTGGCGTGTCTACGACACCGTGTTCTCGGGCCCCGGCGGACTGCCCGCCACCGACGCGGAGCGGGTGCTGACCGTGCTGGGCGCGCTGACGGCGGCGCTCGGCGCGCTGATGTGCTGGCACCAGCGGCACATCAAACGGCTCCTCGCGTACTCGACGGTCGCGCACACCGGCCTGTTCCTGCTCGGCATCGGCACCCTCACGCCCGAGGGCGACGACGGCGTCGCGCTGTACGTCGTCGGGCACGCCGGGGTGAAGGCCGCGCTGTTCGCCTGCGCCGGGATCCTCCTCGACCGGTACGGCAGCGTCGACGAACACGTCCTGCACGGCCGCGCCCGTCCGCTGCGCGGCGTCGGCGCGATGGTCGTCGTCGGCGCGCTGGGCCTCGCGGGACTGCCGCCGTTCGGCACGGCGCTCGGCAAGTCCGTCACCGAGGAGGCGGTGGGCGGCCCGCTCACCGTGCTCTACGTCCTGGCGAGCGCGGTCACCGCGGCCGCCGTGCTACGGGTCGCGGCCCGGGTGTTCTGGGGCCTGGGCCCCGCACCCGAGGACGCCGGCGCAGGGGGCGGGGCCGACGCGTACGAGACGACCGGCGCGGGGGAGGAGCCGGAGACCCGCCGGCCGCTCGGCCGGGTGCCCGACACCATGACGGCCGTTCCCGCCCTCCTGCTGGCCGGGGCCCTCGCGGCCGGTGCGGTCCCCGGCTTCGGCACCGCGGTGGCCCGCGCCATGAGCGAGGCCACCTCGGCCGGTCTGGTCCACACCTCCGTGCACTGGACGCCCCTGGGCGTCGGCCTGGGACTCCTGTCGACCGTCCTGGCCGTGGTGCTGGCCGCCGTCGCCGTCGGCCGTCCCGGGCTGCTCGCCGTACCGGACTGGGTGCTGCCGCTGCGGCGGCTGCAGTCCGGGCACGTCGGCGACTACGTGGCGTGGCTGCTGGTCGGCACCGCCCTGCTGGGGGCACTGGCCTTCCCCGGCGTGCTGTCCGGGTGA
- a CDS encoding ribose-phosphate diphosphokinase, which translates to MRDIAVFSGSAHPDLAEEVCAQLGVPLSPTRVSRFANDCLEVQLMANCRERDVFLVQPLVTPVQEHLVELLMMCDAARGASAGRITVVMPHYSYARSDKKDAPRISLGGRLVADLLVAAGASRVLAMTLHSPQVHGFFSVPVDHLHALRELAAHFRQYDLSRATVVSPDLGNAKEAAAFARMLGARVAAGAKQRYADDRVSISSVIGDVAGRDVIVLDDEIAKGSTVLELLDRLRESGPRTIRLACTHGLFAAGALGRLSEQPDVLEIVCTNTVPVPADDHTDKLRILSIAPALAEAVRRIHNGESVSALFDARPAG; encoded by the coding sequence GTGCGAGACATCGCCGTGTTCAGCGGTAGTGCCCACCCCGACCTGGCCGAGGAGGTCTGCGCACAGCTGGGCGTGCCGCTCAGCCCCACCCGGGTCAGCCGGTTCGCCAACGACTGCCTCGAGGTGCAGCTGATGGCCAACTGCCGCGAGCGGGACGTGTTCCTCGTCCAGCCGCTGGTCACACCGGTCCAGGAGCACCTCGTCGAGCTGCTGATGATGTGCGACGCGGCCCGCGGGGCGTCGGCCGGCCGCATCACGGTGGTCATGCCGCACTACTCCTACGCCCGCTCCGACAAGAAGGACGCCCCGCGCATCTCGCTGGGCGGGCGCCTGGTCGCCGACCTGCTGGTGGCGGCGGGGGCGAGCCGGGTCCTCGCCATGACCCTGCACTCGCCCCAGGTGCACGGCTTCTTCTCCGTCCCGGTCGACCACCTGCACGCGCTGCGGGAACTGGCCGCGCACTTCCGGCAGTACGACCTCTCCCGGGCGACCGTCGTCTCGCCGGACCTGGGCAACGCCAAGGAGGCCGCGGCGTTCGCCCGGATGCTCGGCGCCCGGGTGGCGGCCGGCGCGAAGCAGCGGTACGCCGACGACCGGGTCAGCATCAGCTCGGTGATCGGGGACGTCGCGGGCCGGGACGTCATCGTGCTCGACGACGAGATCGCCAAGGGCAGCACGGTTCTGGAACTCCTCGACCGGCTCCGGGAGTCGGGCCCGCGCACCATCCGCCTCGCCTGTACGCACGGGCTGTTCGCGGCCGGTGCGCTGGGCCGCCTCAGCGAGCAGCCGGACGTGCTGGAGATCGTGTGCACCAACACCGTGCCGGTGCCGGCGGACGACCACACGGACAAGCTGCGGATCCTGTCCATCGCCCCGGCGCTCGCCGAGGCGGTGCGCCGCATCCACAACGGCGAGTCGGTCAGCGCCCTGTTCGACGCCCGGCCGGCCGGCTGA
- a CDS encoding DUF4230 domain-containing protein, giving the protein MTTPVRKPTSPVETPARRMPGWAKALTALVLVLVVLFAGLRLSVVPGLKDLFGSETRDRSGPALLKSVQDISRYDAASGNFQVVVDLEKDTKFLPDAIRGTRTLYVGAGTVDAFVDLGKVGEEDVTVDDARTSATLRLPHAALGEPALDPDRSYAVSKQRGLLDRLGDLFSDNPNGEQAVQKLAARHIGDAAKDSELKARAESNTTAMLRGLLTSLGFEEVRVTYGT; this is encoded by the coding sequence ATGACGACTCCCGTCAGGAAGCCCACGAGCCCCGTCGAGACGCCCGCACGGCGCATGCCCGGCTGGGCGAAGGCGCTGACCGCGCTGGTGCTGGTGCTCGTCGTGCTGTTCGCGGGGCTGCGCCTGAGTGTCGTACCGGGGCTGAAGGACCTGTTCGGCTCCGAGACCCGGGACCGTTCGGGTCCCGCCCTGCTGAAGTCCGTCCAGGACATCAGCCGGTACGACGCCGCATCCGGCAACTTCCAGGTCGTCGTGGACCTGGAGAAGGACACCAAGTTCCTGCCCGACGCGATCCGCGGCACCCGCACGCTGTACGTCGGGGCCGGCACCGTCGACGCCTTCGTCGACCTCGGCAAGGTGGGCGAGGAGGACGTGACGGTCGACGACGCGCGGACCTCGGCCACGCTCCGGCTGCCGCACGCCGCGCTGGGCGAACCGGCGCTCGACCCCGACCGTTCCTACGCGGTCTCCAAGCAGCGCGGGCTGCTCGACCGGCTCGGCGACCTGTTCTCGGACAACCCGAACGGCGAGCAGGCCGTGCAGAAGCTCGCCGCCCGGCACATCGGCGACGCGGCGAAGGACAGCGAGCTGAAGGCGCGGGCCGAGAGCAACACCACCGCCATGCTCCGGGGGCTGCTGACCTCCCTCGGCTTCGAGGAGGTACGGGTGACGTACGGGACCTAG